The following are encoded together in the Paraburkholderia sp. BL10I2N1 genome:
- the iolE gene encoding myo-inosose-2 dehydratase: MTTIRIGINPITWTNDDVPELGGDTPLEVCLSETGQAGYAGTELGGKFPRQSSVLRPIVQAHGLEIVSGWYDGRIAENEVEAEFDAILPHLTLLKEMGSKVVVYADTSYGRHGAIHDPASIRPELPNGDWASYGKKVTRLAEKMADFGVRMGYHHHMGTVVQTDQEVDQLMQHTGEAVGLLFDSGHCMYAGGNPYALVRRHVKRINHVHLKDVRPAELERALKEDLSFMAAVMNGIFTVTGDGSVDYADILKVLADNGYSGWLVVEAEQDPAKANPLKYATLGYQNTRKLAEAAGFTVIE, encoded by the coding sequence ATGACAACGATACGCATTGGTATTAATCCTATCACCTGGACCAACGATGACGTGCCCGAACTGGGCGGAGATACGCCCCTCGAGGTCTGCCTGAGCGAAACCGGGCAGGCTGGGTATGCGGGTACCGAACTGGGCGGCAAGTTCCCGCGCCAGTCGAGCGTGCTGCGCCCGATTGTTCAGGCTCACGGGCTGGAGATCGTCTCCGGCTGGTATGACGGTCGCATAGCGGAGAATGAAGTCGAAGCGGAATTTGACGCCATCCTGCCACACCTGACGCTGCTAAAGGAAATGGGGAGCAAGGTTGTGGTCTACGCCGACACCAGCTACGGACGACACGGTGCCATCCACGATCCTGCTTCGATCCGCCCGGAATTGCCCAACGGCGACTGGGCCAGTTACGGCAAGAAGGTCACCCGGCTGGCCGAAAAGATGGCCGATTTCGGCGTGCGCATGGGGTACCACCATCACATGGGCACAGTCGTGCAGACCGATCAGGAGGTCGACCAGCTGATGCAGCACACCGGCGAGGCTGTCGGTCTGCTGTTTGATTCGGGGCATTGCATGTACGCGGGCGGCAATCCGTATGCCCTGGTGCGTCGCCATGTCAAGCGGATCAACCATGTCCACCTTAAGGACGTGCGTCCCGCCGAGCTCGAGCGGGCGCTGAAAGAAGACCTGAGCTTCATGGCTGCCGTAATGAACGGGATCTTTACGGTCACCGGCGACGGCTCGGTCGACTATGCCGATATCCTGAAAGTCCTGGCAGATAACGGCTATAGCGGCTGGCTGGTGGTGGAAGCTGAGCAGGATCCGGCCAAGGCCAACCCGCTCAAGTACGCCACATTGGGCTACCAGAACACCAGGAAGCTGGCAGAGGCCGCTGGATTTACCGTCATCGAGTGA